From the genome of Campylobacter concisus, one region includes:
- a CDS encoding AMIN domain-containing protein, whose amino-acid sequence MKKFWLVLSIFAASVFARENPFMPISELNTSVMTTNIIEKFDRFDSLSFKFPSDAALLLDVTIRYRANDGTIKEKRLADINKTIDYSDEFALNKVKNPEPVVAKKLDVSVTMANMPSQRVSTPVIIEKNETKISNKDRNKTSDMPTPNVVVIDLSTDKTKETTIKPEQKVVEIKIEPSTKPVDSVKNGKDVKFLGFISFLANDKDLKIATKAKNLRHFAYEKNKIVLDFARPPRSFKTKSLKLENEHFKNVIIGWHDRYFRVVLELDKMHKYKLEAAENGYLLKLL is encoded by the coding sequence ATGAAAAAATTTTGGTTAGTTTTATCTATATTTGCAGCAAGCGTCTTTGCTAGAGAGAACCCATTTATGCCTATTAGCGAGCTAAATACAAGCGTTATGACAACAAATATCATAGAAAAATTTGATAGATTTGATTCTCTTTCGTTTAAATTTCCAAGCGATGCGGCACTTTTACTAGATGTCACCATAAGATATAGGGCGAATGACGGTACTATAAAGGAAAAAAGACTAGCCGATATAAATAAAACTATCGATTACAGCGATGAATTTGCTTTAAATAAGGTAAAAAATCCAGAACCGGTCGTGGCAAAAAAGCTAGATGTTTCGGTCACAATGGCAAATATGCCTAGCCAAAGAGTAAGCACTCCTGTGATAATAGAAAAAAATGAAACTAAAATTTCAAATAAAGATAGAAATAAAACTTCAGATATGCCAACTCCAAATGTTGTAGTGATCGATCTTAGCACAGACAAAACAAAAGAAACTACCATAAAGCCTGAACAAAAGGTGGTCGAGATAAAGATCGAGCCTAGCACAAAACCAGTTGATAGTGTAAAAAATGGAAAAGATGTTAAATTTCTAGGTTTTATAAGCTTTCTAGCCAATGACAAAGATCTAAAAATCGCTACAAAAGCTAAAAATTTAAGGCATTTTGCTTATGAGAAAAATAAGATCGTTCTTGACTTTGCAAGGCCGCCAAGAAGCTTTAAAACTAAGAGCTTAAAACTTGAAAATGAACATTTTAAAAATGTGATCATAGGTTGGCACGATAGATATTTCAGAGTAGTTTTAGAGCTTGATAAAATGCATAAATATAAGCTCGAAGCCGCTGAAAATGGATATTTGCTTAAGCTTTTATAG
- the eno gene encoding phosphopyruvate hydratase translates to MVFIEDVEAHEVLDSRGNPTVRATVRLSDGTEASAIVPSGASTGKREALELRDKDERYAGKGVLKAVSNVNEKIAEAVIGLDAYNQKAVDAEMLELDGTHNYSNLGANAVLGVSMAVARAAAKSLNIPLYRYLGGANASILPVPMFNIINGGAHANNSVDFQEFMIMPFGFSTFSEALRAATEIYHKLKSILNAAGHSTAVGDEGGFAPNLKDNEEPLKLISQAVKEAGYELGSQIKLALDVASSELYKDGKYELEGKKFSSDELISYYEKLCEKYPIFSIEDGLSEDDWSGWAGLTKRLGNKVQLVGDDLFVTNEKILREGIEKKIANAILIKPNQIGSVTQTMQTVRLAQRNGYRCIMSHRSGESEDAFIADFAVALNTGEIKTGATSRSERNAKYNRLLEIELEAGEFLGDNI, encoded by the coding sequence ATGGTATTTATTGAAGATGTAGAAGCTCACGAGGTTTTAGACAGCAGAGGCAACCCAACAGTTCGTGCGACAGTTAGACTAAGCGACGGAACTGAGGCAAGCGCGATTGTGCCAAGTGGCGCGAGCACAGGCAAGCGTGAAGCGCTCGAGCTTCGTGACAAAGACGAGAGATACGCTGGCAAGGGCGTTTTAAAAGCTGTTTCAAACGTAAATGAAAAGATCGCAGAGGCAGTTATAGGCCTTGATGCTTACAACCAAAAAGCAGTCGATGCTGAGATGCTTGAGCTTGATGGCACGCACAACTACTCAAATTTAGGCGCAAACGCAGTCCTTGGCGTATCTATGGCAGTAGCTCGCGCAGCTGCAAAGAGCCTAAATATCCCGCTTTATCGCTATCTTGGCGGTGCAAACGCCAGCATCTTGCCGGTGCCGATGTTTAACATCATAAATGGCGGTGCACACGCAAATAACAGCGTTGATTTTCAAGAATTCATGATAATGCCATTTGGTTTTAGCACATTTAGCGAGGCGCTAAGAGCTGCAACTGAAATTTATCACAAGCTAAAATCTATCCTAAACGCAGCTGGACACAGCACGGCTGTCGGCGATGAGGGTGGCTTTGCTCCAAATTTAAAAGATAACGAAGAGCCGCTAAAGCTCATCTCACAAGCTGTAAAAGAGGCTGGATATGAGCTAGGCAGCCAGATAAAACTAGCACTTGACGTCGCTTCAAGCGAGCTTTATAAAGACGGCAAATACGAGCTTGAGGGCAAGAAATTTAGCAGCGACGAGCTTATTAGCTACTATGAAAAACTTTGCGAAAAATATCCGATATTTTCTATCGAAGATGGCCTTAGCGAGGACGACTGGAGTGGCTGGGCTGGACTTACAAAAAGGCTTGGAAACAAAGTTCAGCTAGTAGGTGACGATCTTTTTGTCACAAATGAGAAAATTTTACGCGAAGGTATCGAGAAAAAGATCGCAAACGCTATCTTAATCAAGCCAAATCAAATAGGCTCAGTCACTCAAACCATGCAAACTGTCCGCCTTGCTCAAAGAAACGGATATCGCTGCATAATGAGCCACAGAAGCGGCGAGAGCGAAGATGCGTTCATCGCTGACTTTGCAGTTGCACTAAATACTGGCGAGATAAAGACAGGTGCCACTTCAAGAAGCGAGCGTAACGCGAAATACAACCGCTTGCTTGAGATCGAGCTTGAGGCTGGAGAGTTTTTGGGGGATAATATTTGA
- a CDS encoding tyrosine-type recombinase/integrase has translation MKYPLDCKDNFENSFIFWLTRYVKFKLSSLSNKELRDPKALASVNYALSREIKNIDQLDGLVKSARNAGLTGINTYFNPLKKIYETIKFYELSSLKQIDEELLSEILASTTGGLSDASKKNYRISVINFFAFLDKQNEEDGKAHVFDINLKNWGGVSGNKGQKLPEFMGEDEVKKFLDAIEESDFKQNSNRNKLIIKTIIFTGIRVSEALNLKRKDITEDGDLFIIRIRGKGNKYRIVMIKRHLIEAHLNAIAINYINKEGYLFINKKGTRLTQAYVSRIVEQILFKAGIRKEKNGAHMLRHTFATMLYKKQKDLVLVQEALGHASLNTSRIYTHFDSDKLKLAAKVAEDLAN, from the coding sequence TTGAAATATCCGCTTGATTGTAAAGATAATTTTGAAAACTCATTTATATTTTGGCTTACTCGCTACGTCAAATTTAAACTTAGCTCACTTTCGAATAAAGAGCTTAGGGATCCAAAGGCGCTTGCAAGTGTGAATTACGCTCTAAGCCGCGAGATAAAAAATATAGACCAGCTTGATGGCTTGGTAAAAAGTGCAAGAAATGCAGGGCTTACTGGCATAAATACCTACTTTAATCCACTTAAAAAAATATATGAAACGATAAAATTTTACGAGCTTAGCAGCCTAAAGCAGATCGATGAAGAGTTGCTAAGTGAAATATTAGCTAGCACGACTGGCGGGCTAAGCGATGCTAGCAAGAAAAATTACCGCATCTCAGTGATAAATTTCTTTGCGTTTTTAGACAAACAAAACGAAGAGGATGGCAAGGCCCATGTTTTTGATATAAATTTAAAAAACTGGGGCGGAGTGAGCGGTAACAAAGGGCAAAAGTTACCTGAGTTTATGGGTGAAGATGAGGTCAAAAAATTTCTTGATGCGATCGAAGAAAGTGACTTTAAGCAAAACTCAAATCGCAATAAGCTCATAATAAAAACGATAATTTTTACTGGCATTCGTGTGAGCGAGGCTCTAAATTTAAAGCGAAAGGACATCACTGAAGATGGCGATCTTTTTATCATTAGGATCCGAGGCAAAGGTAACAAATACCGCATCGTTATGATAAAACGCCACCTAATAGAAGCTCATCTAAATGCGATCGCAATAAATTATATCAATAAAGAAGGCTATCTTTTTATAAATAAAAAAGGCACGAGACTTACGCAAGCTTATGTTAGCCGTATAGTTGAGCAAATTTTATTTAAAGCTGGCATCAGAAAAGAGAAAAATGGTGCTCACATGCTGCGTCACACCTTTGCAACGATGCTTTACAAAAAGCAAAAAGACCTAGTCTTAGTGCAAGAAGCCTTAGGCCATGCAAGCTTAAATACCTCAAGAATTTACACCCACTTTGATAGCGACAAGCTAAAACTTGCTGCAAAGGTGGCTGAGGATCTAGCAAACTAG